In one Populus nigra chromosome 12, ddPopNigr1.1, whole genome shotgun sequence genomic region, the following are encoded:
- the LOC133669020 gene encoding seed biotin-containing protein SBP65-like encodes MASEQARRENTTSEKDFSVERERVPKIANHFVSLIEKPKESVVLVGVMENLGTEGGNEVGAQFESLADKVRAGTVVSSDKERERREEDERGGRKEKNVEQNNEQELSLDEITKLRGTAQQNSLEALKAAEERHEKEKEKASQVVGCKEKAPQAKHTGAEKAMQAKDTAAEKAARAKETSGDMAGQAKDIISDKAAQAKDIAVEKATQAKDIVAERTARAKDAAADKAEQAKDTVLGGAQKTSRNLAEKGSRAKDTAAEKTSQAKDTSWEGAQKSCQQIEEKASQAKSTVLEGAQKVAEKGAQAKDTAVEGGRKTTQFIAEKGVQAKDTVVEETQNTTHYLAEKGAQVKDTLVEGAKKFTQYVTEKGAQAKDTIFEGAKKTSEYVAEKEVRAKDVTVESGKEAVNYVDKVAVDVKDKAAATGWTAVHYTTEKAVEGRKAAARSVEYAGQKTAELAGKPLGAAKQTATESGENMKEYTARKKEEAERELEARKAAEGEVQEYKEEPQVHATRGQGPEETSITKKFSEQVSPEGDKQEQQDWQQQQRQEGSSIQGAAVGETIVEIAQATKDLVIGQHQPDAGKNAGGYETSHYKKGKQEEH; translated from the exons ATGGCATCTGAGCAAGCAAGGAGAGAGAATACTACTAGTGAGAAAGATTTTTccgtggagagagagagagtcccaAAAATAGCTAACCATTTTGTGTCTTTGATTGAGAAACCAAAAGAGTCAGTTGTCCTTGTTGGTGTCATGGAAAACTTGGGTACTGAAGGTGGCAATGAAGTGGGAGCGCAGTTCGAGTCTCTTGCTGATAAAGTGAGAGCTGGGACAGTTGTTTCTAGTgataaagaaagggaaagaagggaagaagatgagagaggtggtagaaaagaaaagaatgttgAACAAAATAATGAGCAAGAACTTTCTCTAGATGAAATTACGAAGTTAAGAGGAACGGCACAACAGAATTCATTGGAGGCTTTAAAGGCAGCTGAAGAAAGacatgagaaagaaaaagagaaggctAGCCAAGTTGTGGGCTGCAAAGAGAAGGCTCCTCAAGCAAAACACACTGGTGCAGAGAAGGCTATGCAAGCCAAAGACACTGCTGCGGAGAAGGCTGCGCGAGCGAAGGAAACTTCTGGAGATATGGCTGGACAAGCAAAAGACATTATCTCAGACAAAGCTGCACAAGCCAAAGACATTGCTGTGGAGAAGGCTACACAAGCCAAAGACATTGTCGCAGAGAGAACTGCACGAGCCAAAGACGCTGCTGCGGATAAGGCTGAACAAGCAAAAGATACTGTTCTTGGAGGGGCTCAAAAAACTTCCCGTAATCTAGCAGAAAAGGGCTCTCGAGCCAAAGATACTGCAGCGGAGAAGACTTCACAAGCCAAAGATACTAGTTGGGAAGGGGCTCAAAAATCATGTCAACAGATTGAAGAGAAGGCGTCTCAAGCGAAGAGCACTGTCCTTGAAGGTGCTCAGAAAGTTGCAGAGAAGGGAGCACAGGCAAAGGACACTGCAGTTGAAGGGGGTAGAAAAACTACTCAGTTCATAGCAGAGAAGGGAGTACAAGCAAAGGACACTGTTGTTGAAGAGACTCAAAATACTACCCATTATCTTGCAGAGAAAGGAGCACAGGTAAAGGACACTCTAGTTGAAGGGGCTAAGAAATTTACCCAGTATGTAACAGAGAAGGGAGCACAAGCAAAAGACACCATTTTTGAAGGGGCTAAGAAAACTTCAGAGTATGTTGCAGAGAAGGAAGTCAGAGCTAAAGATGTGACAGTGGAAAGTGGCAAAGAAGCTGTTAATTATGTAGATAAAGTGGCTGTGGATGTGAAAGACAAGGCCGCTGCAACTGGATGGACTGCTGTTCATTACACAACTGAGAAAGCAGTGGAGGGGAGAAAGGCAGCCGCAAGGTCAGTAGAGTATGCTGGTCAAAAGACTGCAGAGCTTGCAGGCAAGCCATTGGGTGCTGCTAAACAGACTGCTACGGAAAGTGGTGAGAATATGAAGGAGTATACAGCTAGGAAAAAAGAGGAGGCCGAGAGAGAGCTTGAGGCCCGAAAAGCAGCTGAAGGAGAGGTACA AGAATACAAAGAAGAACCACAAGTTCATGCAACAAGAGGTCAAGGGCCAGAAGAAACGAGCATCACTAAGAAATTCAGCGAGCAAGTCTCCCCTGAAGGCGATAAACAAGAACAACAGGATTGGCAGCAGCAACAGCGACAAGAAGGAAGCAGCATACAGGGCGCCGCCGTTGGCGAAACTATAGTGGAGATTGCTCAAGCAACCAAAGATCTTGTTATTGGGCAACACCAACCTGACGCGGGGAAGAATGCTGGTGGATACGAGACAAGCCACTACAAGAAAGGAAAGCAAGAAGAACATTAA